The sequence GTCATTTTTAGGAAACTGATAGTTACTCCGTATACCATTGAACATTAAGTTAACGCTATTTAATGGCTTAATGCGGTTACAGCTAGGTTAAGTTTTTTGCCGGTGTTGTGCTGGATAACGTTTCCCCTCGAAAAAATGTTCCCCTCCTGTTAGAATTGTGTTTCCCGTAGCACCACCTCCGCGGTTGGGGTTAGGACCTCTGTTATGGATATGGTTAGACGTAGCAGAAATAACAGGCTGGGGTTAGGGTAAGCTCGGCAGTTTAAGGTAAGAGGAAACACACACCGACAGGGAAACAGACTTCGACACAATACCGACTGTAACTTTTGGTTTCGTCTGACAAGGCCGGCGTGCTTGCGTAACAGCAGATAATGCAGACATATTGTATGTGATTGAGTCATGCAGGTGTGATTCCAGTAAACAATATGTGTCCATAATGAGTATGATACCAGTCCGTTTTGTGTAATCCTAGGCATACCGGAAACTGGCAAAAGAATATCACCCTGACAAGAACCCAAATGCTGGTGACAAGGTAAGACATTACTGTGATGATTGTTTTCACTTTCCACTGAAGTTGGTCATCAGAGGTGTGTTTACTAGTGGATGGGGTCATGCTGTTTTGAACTAAATGAAAATAGGGAGCACACATGAATAACTAAAATTAATTTGTTGGTTGGAGTGTTACCTCCCAACAAAAAGGGTTAAAGATTGGAAATAAAGAATTTTCCATCACTGATTTTCGTTAAATCATTGTCATTAACAGAGCAGACATTATGTTTCAGTTACAGTAAGGTCATGCTACTGGGAACAGGTGTCTCATACCTTGATGTGTCATTCATACCTTGATGTGTCATTCCTAATGCCTTCGATGtcaacttttcttctttttattttaaatactttggAAACATTTTGGACTTAATAGGTTGGTCAACATTATAGAAGGAATACAGAGTGAAAAGCAAATGtgtagctttttaaaatgtgtatatCTTTATAGCATCAGTGTTAAAAGTAGTCTgaaatgcttttcatttcagttatACTTTTGCAGTTAGGCTAAAGCCTTGTTATTATGTTCTTCCTGTGTTTAATTTGTTATAGAACATGCTGCTGAGTTTCCTGACCCTCCCCGCAGTATAATCAATGGCTTCCCACAGCTCTACATAATAATGTCATTAGATTCTAATGTGGCATTGTTAGAATATTATTGGAAATGTTATGAATTGAAGGCCTCTCTTCCATCATTCCCCGTATGGTGCAGTGTCATTTTCTCAGCATGAGATCACATCATTAGCAGTAGGAAATGGCAGCTTTTAAAGGATTAATCTTGAAGGTGGTTATTCGTAATGGGGAAAACACTTACACTTAATGAAATAGACAGCGTCCTTTCCTATGCCTGTGGACACAATAACTTGAGCACCTATACAATATAATGCCATCAGATCAGCAAGCACTAAACACCACCTTTGTTATCTTTCTGTGATTTGAGTTTGTATCAGAGATATGTTGATTCAGATCAGCAATTTTTGGGATTGTGGTTCTTGGCAGTTTATTTTCAGATGTGCATCTTACAATACAATGTggtttttattttgatacttAAAATTAGAATCATTAATGAGAATGATTGAGGTAAGACTTGAGTACAAGTTGAGTAGTTTTGTTTTAGTTCAATCTATTATATGTTATAATTTACAAGAGTATTTATTGGTTTCTAACTCCAGGACCTATATGGATTATATGAGTGTAGAGAGGGCTTGTGATTAGTAGATATGAAATGACCCTTATGTAAGGATATTGCAACCTTTAGCATGCTTTGCTGGGAATGTCGTCACTTTTGTTCCCACCATAGCTGAGGTGAAAGGTTAATGGAAATCTTACTAGGTCCTGAGCTGGCGATTTACCAGAGTGTCTTTCACAGAAAATTGATCCTGGCTAATGCTCCCATATGAGGATATGGGGAAATTGTGAAAACTTTTAATCACTTCAGTCCTCTTACAGAGACCCCTGTAGCTCCCTGATAGCATCGCCCGGTCAATTGAAACGGCTAGTCACTGTTTTTTGTGGGCTCTGTGGCTCTAGTGTCCTGACAATTAAAActgcattatatttatttatttatttatttttaacacagTTCAAAGAAATCAGCTTTGCCTATGAGGTGCTGACCAACCCTGAAAAGAAGGAACTTTATGACCGCTATGGAGAACAAGGTTTGCGGGAAGGAGGTGGGGGCGGCCCAGGGATGGACGACATCTTCTCCCACATATTTGGTGGTGGACTCTTTGGCTTCATGGGTGGCCAGGGGAGTCGCTCTCGCAATGGAGGtcggaggagaggagaggacatgGTCCATCCACTCAAGTAAGACCAAGCTTGTACACTCTTTCATATAGGCTGCTTGTTTAGTACATTTTTTTATGGATctgcaaaaaaagttttttttttgtttagaatTGCTATTTAAGTCATTACAAGCCTAACTTGTACTTAAACTGTTGTGACGGTCACAGTGTTTAACCAAGCCCCCTTTTTTTCTACAGAGTGTCACTGGAAGACCTTTACAACGGAAAGACAACTAAACTACAACTTAGCAAGAATGTACTGTGTAGCACTTGTAACGGGTAAGTTTTATAACCTACATATTGCTGTAAATACATTGATGTCTGTTGGTGTGTTGTTAATCCTTCAATGATTGTGGAACAGTTTCTAACAATGAATCCATCTCTGGGTGTGCGTGTATGCAGGCAGGGAGGCAAGACAGGCgctgtacaaaaatgtacaacATGTAGGGGGCGTGGCATGCGCATCATGATCAGACAGCTGGCCCCGGGGATGGTCCAACAGATGCAGTCTGTGTGTACTGATTGTAACGGAGAAGGTAAGGGGCACAATGATCCAAACCACCATGATCAAACATCTCTTCTGGGCAGATCCCTCACCTTGTGTTCTCTAACCCACCTCAGGTGAAGTTATCAGTGAGAAAGACCGCTGTAAAAAATGTGAGGGCAAAAAAGTGGTGAAGGAGGTGAAGATTCTGGAGGTACACGTGGACAAAGGCATGAAGCACGGCCAGAAAATTACCTTCGGAGGGGAGGCTGACCAGGCGCCTGGCGTCGAGCCGGGAGATATAGTCCTCGTCCTGCAGGAAAAAGAGAACGAGGTAGGTGGACCAATCCTGAAGACTGTAGCCATGCTCATCTTACCCTGACCTCTGTTTAGGTGAGACAGGTTTTTAGGACATAGTTTTgcttatgtttttatgtgtcagTTACTAGTTATTTCCTGCCCATATGAAGGTCACCTTAATTCCTCACCAGCTTCCCACACCTGTCTGCGTCTGTTTTGCACTCATAGATGTTTTTTAAGGATATATTGTTTAGTGCTCCAGTGCAGCAACATGGTGCATGTGGATTTTCAACTTGCATAAAGGTACCATGTGTGCAACACATGTCTGGAAAGATcaatttgtggtttttggtGCTTGCTACATGAAAAGCAGGTGTGTGGGTGCAGTGTTGACAACCTTGTGCATACACAGTTAACTGTAAACCAggagtgtattttttttttcacggtTTGGAAGTTATATCATATTTCCTAATGATCACCttaaattaatgaaaacaagTGTTGGTAGTAATCTATTACCTTGTGTAAAGAAAATTTGCTAATTTGACAGTAAAGCAGCAAAAGATGTCCACTATAACTATAACTCAACAATTCTTACAAATCTAATTGCTTCACATAGAAGTCATAATCAAACAGCTTACTGACAGTCTGAAACTCTCTGGTCCCTGCATGCTTTCTGGATACTATTGCCCCTTTTGATGCATTGTGTTTGGGCTTCTCTCCCCACATCCAGCTTTATGCCACAACAAATGTTGATGATTTATATAGGCGAAAAAAACCTTCCATCAAAGGAATCTCCTGGCCAGTCCCAAATATTGGCAGGATGCAATTGCATTTCTGGGTGCAATGCAGCCGCATTGAAAGTATGTTGCATTTTTATAtgacacattttgaaaaatgacactagCCGTAGAGCTCTCCAGATACCTGTCTCCAAATGGAATAACAAATTAATTTGAGAGACGAAAGGCAGATTTCTCaagggaaaaaaatatcattGCACACTGGGTAGCAGTCAGGAGAATCTTCAAGAGAGTTTTCTCAGCCAACACACAGATCATGCAGACTTGCTCAGGTTTGCCcatctgtgtgagtgtttgcCTCTTGGGTGCTGTCTTAGCAGCAGACTGGCAACCTGCCTATTGTGTATCCCTGCTTTCAGCCTTACTTTTGGCCAGATTACATCCCTCCTTGAATGAATTGATAGTTTAATTTGTGCAGCACTTTTTCAGTCTGACAATCAGACGTGCAGAGCCTGGCATAGGAGGAAAGTAGAGTGCACTCGTACAAATAGTACAGAAGAGCATTAGGAGATTAGGGGCGAGTGCACTGCTCTACATCAACATATTGAGCAGAagcatgttttttctttcttttttttttccccccacaagTCAGTGCTGTGAGACTCTGAAGTCATGCTGGTTTGTGTTAACTAGCAGGCTGAAAGAGTGGGTGAAATCCAATTCACCTTCAGGGTAACAGAGTCAGATGAGGAGTTTGTCAGTGATCAGGTCCAGCTGGTGGTACTAGAAACCTCTTGACTGTCTGAGTGCTGACGACCAGATTGTCTGGACATGCACATGGTACAGATGGGATTACTGCGGATACCTGGCATGATGAACACTCGGCCGGCTTCTAATAATCAGATTGTCTTGATTTCAGATGTAATATTAGttgaaagataaaaacagaagttCATATGTGATCTGTGGGCGGACGCACCAGCACGTCTTGACTGACCTGTTTAACACCTAAAACATACCCAATCCATCCCTCACACACTGTTTACATGCTGCTCATtggctgatttaaaaaaaaaaaaaaaaaaaaaaagacatctacTGGAAGTGTTGCTTTAATTTACTGGTATATAATGTGTGGGTGTTATCATTCTTACAGTGTCTCAATGACTATTAAGcaataattatgaaaaatgacacattagACTCGTAATGACTTCCAGCAGTATGATAAGAGAAGGCAATATTTTACTCAGGAACTGGTGTGGTTGTGAAAAATATGATGCTGTAGTGTTGCTGTATCAGTGTGGTaacattagagctgaaactatttaataataatgagtttttgtttgtctacATCAACTAGCTCACAGCTATCTGCCTGTTGTTGTGCTCCCTCAGCGGTAAACACTGGCTGGTAGAAGCCAGGTTGCCTCTGACAATAAAACCCTAAACTGGAACAGCAGGCTGAGCTGTAGTTCTGCCCCCCAGGCTCTCTGCCTCCGGAGGTATCTTGATGTCAGtggatggagggaaaaaaataggTTACTACAGTTGGCAACAACAATACAGATAACATTGGCAAGTACTACGTATGTTACTGACATGCCACTGTTATGAATGATATGTGGAAATCAGCCATTTGTTCAATCTAAAACCATGTTAAACAAATAGGAGATGTGTTAACTGGCAGGTTGGGTGCTATGTTGCACCGACAAATCACACCGACTCAGctgaacatgttttaagaagagGGTGGATGTTTCTAttctgaaataataaatgaaaacaaacagggggctcacatttctctgttctctatttctctgtgtAGCGTCTTCAGATTAGCCTAATCTATTGTCGCTAACTTCGGAGCTAAcacccttcacttttccagcagtttgggaaacaacagacaagacttttcttggtcttgagaagctgcagcatgtattaactgacacactgtagtctgtactgtacatttactgccagactgac comes from Thunnus maccoyii chromosome 1, fThuMac1.1, whole genome shotgun sequence and encodes:
- the dnaja2a gene encoding dnaJ homolog subfamily A member 2a; protein product: MANVVDTKLYDILGVSPSATENELKKAYRKLAKEYHPDKNPNAGDKFKEISFAYEVLTNPEKKELYDRYGEQGLREGGGGGPGMDDIFSHIFGGGLFGFMGGQGSRSRNGGRRRGEDMVHPLKVSLEDLYNGKTTKLQLSKNVLCSTCNGQGGKTGAVQKCTTCRGRGMRIMIRQLAPGMVQQMQSVCTDCNGEGEVISEKDRCKKCEGKKVVKEVKILEVHVDKGMKHGQKITFGGEADQAPGVEPGDIVLVLQEKENETFKRDGNDLFMNHKIGLVEALCGFQFMLKHLDGRQIVVKYPAGKVIEPASVRVVRGEGMPQYRNPFEKGDLYIKFDVQFPSNNWISPEKLVELEDMLPSRSEPPIITGDTEEVDLQDYDVSQSSSSGSRREAYNDSSDEEGGHHGPGVQCAHQ